The proteins below come from a single Prolixibacter sp. NT017 genomic window:
- a CDS encoding VOC family protein, which yields MKIFLRYSWIILVYVGSFLQLNAQTITEIRSVSFTVSDLKEALKFYTEVLPFQKDTVFILKGGNIQHLFNIQDTSLKVEVARLHLGEGQIELMEFHSVNNPGRKIPADSRSNDLWFQHIAIVVSDMSKAYQILVENNVTHVSTSPQTLPGYLPAAAGISAFYFRDPDGHNLELIHFPAGKGNPKWQNAGDKLFLGIDHTAIGIESTRSSLQFYRDLLGLNIAGNSINYGTEQKHLNQVFGARLNITGLKVASGIGIEFLDYIAPSGGRPYPSDTKPTDLWYWQTTLKVSGINELYQKLKKDGYSMLSDSIVEIGTLVEGAHLGFLARDTDGHFLFFVEK from the coding sequence ATGAAGATTTTCCTTAGATATTCCTGGATAATTTTAGTTTATGTTGGTAGTTTTCTGCAGCTCAATGCTCAAACAATTACTGAAATTAGGAGCGTATCTTTTACGGTTTCCGATTTGAAAGAAGCATTGAAATTTTACACAGAGGTTCTGCCATTTCAGAAAGACACGGTATTTATACTGAAAGGCGGGAACATTCAACATCTTTTTAATATTCAGGATACAAGCCTCAAAGTTGAAGTTGCCCGCTTGCATTTGGGTGAAGGGCAAATCGAATTGATGGAATTTCATTCTGTTAATAATCCTGGACGAAAAATTCCTGCTGACAGCCGTAGCAACGACCTTTGGTTTCAGCATATTGCCATTGTGGTGAGCGATATGTCGAAAGCTTATCAAATCCTTGTAGAGAATAATGTTACCCATGTTTCAACTTCACCGCAAACATTGCCCGGTTATCTTCCGGCTGCTGCCGGCATTTCAGCATTTTACTTTCGCGACCCCGACGGGCACAATTTAGAGTTGATACATTTCCCGGCAGGCAAAGGAAATCCTAAGTGGCAAAATGCTGGAGATAAGTTGTTTTTGGGAATTGACCATACAGCCATCGGAATTGAATCGACGAGGTCTTCGCTTCAGTTTTACAGAGATTTATTGGGATTGAATATTGCGGGAAACAGCATAAATTACGGAACCGAACAGAAACACCTGAACCAGGTTTTTGGCGCACGCCTGAACATAACCGGATTGAAAGTGGCCAGCGGAATAGGAATTGAATTTCTCGATTACATCGCACCTTCCGGTGGACGGCCTTATCCATCAGACACAAAACCCACCGACCTTTGGTATTGGCAAACTACACTGAAAGTGTCGGGAATTAATGAGCTTTATCAGAAATTAAAAAAGGATGGATATTCGATGCTGTCTGATAGTATTGTCGAAATTGGAACGCTTGTAGAAGGTGCCCATTTGGGATTTTTAGCCCGCGATACTGATGGTCATTTTCTGTTCTTTGTTGAAAAATAG
- a CDS encoding SDR family oxidoreductase produces MRQNPHHRLAGQTCIVTGANSGIGKEVALSMGRDCANVVVNYVTDPAGAEEVAHQIELSDSVAKAIAVKADVSKEDQVQEMFRVAKQHFGTVDILVNNAGLQRDAAFQDMTLAQWQFVIDVNLTGQFLCSREAVREFLQRGRKEYSCAVGKIICMSSVHEIIPWAGHINYAASKGGVMLLMKSMAQELGPKGIRVNSIAPGAIQTPINRDAWETPEALEKLNRLIPYKRIGQTTDIGAVAVWLASDEADYIHGTTIVVDGGMTLYPGFTENG; encoded by the coding sequence ATGAGACAAAATCCGCATCACCGGCTGGCAGGACAAACCTGCATTGTAACAGGGGCGAATTCCGGAATAGGAAAAGAAGTAGCGCTCTCGATGGGGCGCGATTGTGCAAACGTGGTAGTGAATTACGTTACCGACCCGGCTGGCGCCGAGGAAGTGGCACACCAGATAGAACTGAGTGACTCGGTTGCTAAAGCAATTGCTGTTAAAGCCGATGTTAGCAAAGAAGACCAGGTTCAGGAAATGTTCCGCGTTGCCAAACAACATTTTGGCACGGTTGACATTTTGGTGAACAACGCCGGATTGCAGCGCGATGCAGCATTTCAGGATATGACCCTTGCACAGTGGCAGTTTGTAATTGACGTAAACCTCACCGGTCAGTTTTTATGTTCACGCGAGGCAGTCCGCGAGTTTCTGCAACGGGGAAGAAAAGAATATTCCTGTGCGGTTGGGAAAATTATCTGCATGAGTTCGGTACACGAAATCATTCCGTGGGCAGGCCATATCAACTATGCAGCCTCGAAAGGTGGTGTAATGTTACTCATGAAATCGATGGCGCAGGAATTGGGGCCAAAGGGAATACGCGTGAACAGCATCGCCCCGGGCGCCATTCAAACCCCTATCAACCGAGATGCCTGGGAAACGCCCGAAGCACTCGAAAAACTGAATCGGCTCATTCCCTACAAACGTATCGGGCAAACCACCGACATTGGCGCTGTGGCCGTGTGGCTGGCTTCCGATGAAGCTGACTACATTCACGGAACGACCATTGTGGTGGATGGGGGAATGACGCTTTACCCGGGTTTTACCGAAAACGGGTAA
- a CDS encoding glucosidase: MKNTEQIRLDEHYTGKKNWLKWGPYLSERQWGTVREDYSPDGSAWDFFPHDHARSRVYRWGEDGIAGITDEFSNLCFSVALWNGKDPIIKERLFGLTGSEGNHGEDVKELYYYLDSTPTHSYMKHLYKYPQAEFPYEELVRVNRNRSKDEGEYELMDTGIFNENRYFDVFTEYAKADNEDILIKITVHNRSTEEAELSVLPTLWFRNLWSFGLTDEKPRLELITEKDAKYIKAIHPKLGEYYFYFEENPRNLFTENETNAKRIFGLTNAHPFVKDAINDAVVNRNFDLFEGKTNGTKFSPVYELNISGGKSHEIKLRLSKSKLKEKALTENFDTLFSKRQNEADVFYNELCVEDTELKNIQRQAFAGMLWSKQYYNIDIPRWINGDPGQTPPPESRKKGRNHEWASLNNEDIISMPDKWEYPWYAAWDLAFHCIPLAMADPGFAKSQLILFLREWYMRPNGQLPAYEWKFSDVNPPVHAWACLQVYRIEKKNTGNSDVDFLKKAFQKLLINFTWWVNRKDHNDNNVFEGGFLGLDNIGVFDRSSFIPGGGHLEQADGTSWMAMYCLNMLDMALEIAQTDNTYEDVATKFFEHFVYIAESLNRMGEDWTGAWDEAEGFFYDILAKPDGTYIPLKVRSLVGLSSFFATLVLDRERLKNVPDFMKRLKWFRNYRIANNSYLAIEELNEGEDILLSLTPKKRLEKLLNALLDPAEFFSPHGIRSVSKIHEKPYSVAIDGAEYGLQYEPGEGRSDLFGGNSNWRGPVWMPMNYLLIQSLLELYKYYGNSVITACPADCDRLVNLDQVAKDISNGLISIFQPDADGNRPVHGNNPLYRENPHFKDLVLFYEYFHGDTGGGIGASHQTGWTGLVAELIDRVGKK; encoded by the coding sequence ATGAAAAATACGGAACAAATCCGCCTCGATGAACACTATACAGGCAAAAAAAACTGGCTCAAATGGGGCCCGTACCTCAGCGAACGCCAGTGGGGAACCGTGCGCGAAGATTATAGTCCTGACGGTAGCGCATGGGATTTTTTCCCGCACGACCATGCCCGCAGCCGCGTTTATCGCTGGGGCGAAGATGGCATTGCCGGAATCACCGACGAATTTTCAAACCTCTGTTTTTCGGTGGCGCTGTGGAATGGTAAAGACCCCATTATCAAAGAACGCTTGTTTGGACTAACCGGTTCTGAAGGCAACCACGGCGAAGATGTGAAGGAGTTGTATTACTATCTTGATTCCACCCCCACCCACTCGTACATGAAACATTTGTACAAATACCCGCAGGCAGAATTTCCCTACGAAGAGTTGGTCCGCGTGAACAGGAACCGTTCGAAAGATGAAGGCGAATATGAATTGATGGATACCGGAATTTTCAATGAAAACCGTTATTTCGATGTTTTTACCGAATACGCCAAAGCTGATAATGAAGATATTCTAATTAAAATTACCGTACACAACCGTTCAACTGAAGAAGCCGAACTCTCGGTTTTACCAACGCTATGGTTTCGTAATTTATGGAGTTTTGGCCTGACGGACGAAAAACCCCGTTTGGAATTGATTACCGAAAAGGATGCAAAATATATAAAAGCTATTCATCCAAAACTGGGGGAATATTACTTTTATTTTGAAGAAAATCCACGTAATCTATTCACCGAAAATGAAACCAATGCCAAACGGATATTTGGTTTGACAAACGCTCATCCTTTTGTGAAGGATGCCATAAATGATGCGGTGGTAAACCGTAATTTCGATTTGTTTGAAGGGAAAACCAACGGGACAAAATTTTCGCCGGTTTACGAATTGAATATTTCAGGAGGCAAAAGCCATGAAATCAAGTTGCGTTTATCAAAATCGAAATTAAAAGAAAAGGCACTGACCGAAAATTTTGACACTCTTTTCAGTAAAAGGCAAAATGAAGCCGATGTTTTTTACAATGAACTTTGTGTTGAAGACACGGAACTTAAAAACATACAGCGTCAGGCGTTTGCAGGCATGTTGTGGAGCAAACAATATTACAATATCGACATTCCGCGCTGGATAAACGGCGACCCGGGACAAACGCCGCCACCCGAAAGCCGCAAAAAAGGGCGCAATCACGAATGGGCCAGCCTGAATAACGAAGACATTATTTCGATGCCCGACAAATGGGAATATCCGTGGTACGCAGCCTGGGACCTTGCTTTTCACTGCATTCCGCTGGCTATGGCTGACCCCGGTTTTGCAAAAAGCCAACTCATCCTTTTCCTGCGCGAATGGTACATGCGCCCCAACGGGCAATTGCCTGCCTACGAATGGAAATTCAGCGATGTAAACCCTCCCGTTCACGCGTGGGCTTGTTTACAGGTTTACAGGATTGAAAAGAAAAACACAGGCAATAGCGATGTTGATTTCCTGAAAAAAGCATTTCAGAAACTGCTCATCAACTTTACCTGGTGGGTGAACCGCAAAGACCACAACGACAACAATGTTTTTGAAGGTGGTTTTCTGGGGCTCGACAACATTGGCGTGTTCGACCGCAGTTCGTTCATTCCCGGTGGCGGCCACCTTGAACAAGCCGACGGAACAAGCTGGATGGCCATGTATTGCCTGAACATGCTCGATATGGCGCTTGAAATAGCACAAACCGACAACACATACGAAGATGTGGCAACGAAGTTTTTTGAGCACTTTGTCTATATCGCCGAATCGCTCAACCGTATGGGCGAAGACTGGACCGGCGCATGGGACGAAGCCGAAGGTTTCTTTTACGACATCCTGGCCAAACCCGACGGAACCTACATTCCGCTGAAGGTGCGCTCACTTGTTGGCCTTTCTTCATTTTTTGCCACACTGGTTTTAGACCGGGAACGGCTGAAAAATGTCCCCGATTTTATGAAACGGCTTAAATGGTTTCGTAACTACCGTATCGCCAACAACTCTTATTTAGCCATTGAAGAATTAAATGAAGGGGAAGACATTTTACTTTCGCTCACTCCTAAAAAAAGACTCGAAAAATTACTGAATGCTTTGCTCGACCCGGCTGAGTTTTTCTCTCCACATGGTATCCGAAGTGTTTCGAAAATTCACGAAAAACCTTATTCCGTTGCAATCGATGGCGCTGAATACGGCCTTCAATACGAACCCGGTGAAGGACGGAGCGACCTTTTCGGGGGAAATTCCAACTGGCGCGGCCCGGTGTGGATGCCCATGAATTACCTTCTTATTCAATCGCTTCTGGAGTTGTACAAATATTACGGCAATTCGGTCATTACTGCATGCCCGGCGGATTGCGACCGCCTGGTGAACCTCGACCAGGTTGCTAAAGATATTTCAAATGGATTAATATCAATTTTTCAACCCGATGCCGATGGAAACCGCCCGGTTCACGGCAATAATCCGCTTTACAGAGAAAACCCGCACTTTAAAGATTTGGTATTGTTTTACGAATATTTTCACGGCGACACCGGCGGTGGAATCGGCGCCTCGCACCAAACCGGATGGACCGGGCTGGTGGCTGAGCTGATTGACAGGGTTGGAAAAAAGTGA
- a CDS encoding type ISP restriction/modification enzyme, producing MNLNQYIDNINKRYKLGNATEHTFRGDLQQLIENIVPTIRATNEPKRQSCGAPDYILTKKDNLSRSGGIPVGFIEAKDIGDKDLEGAKKTGNKEQFDRYKASLNNLIFTDYLDFHLYREGQFVTKIAIGEVTEKGIKPIPENFERFENLIKDFCTHIGQTIKSSKKLAEMMAGKARLLSEVIEKALTSDENNSEDSTLKDQMHAFKQILIHDITPKGFADVYAQTIAYGMFAARSHDPSLATFSRQEAYELIPKSNPFLKKLFGYIAGLDVDDRIKWIVDDLVSIFIACNVEEILKNYGKSTKMEDPIIHFYETFLSEYDPKLRKARGVWYTPAPVVNFIVRAVDDILKTEFDLPQGLADTSKTKIKVDVQGKKMEQEVHKVQILDPATGTGTFLAEVIKHIHLKFEGQQGIWSSYVETHLLPRLNGFELLMASYAMAHLKLDLLLTETGYKPTKDQRFRVYLTNSLEEYHQDTGTLFANWLSSEANEANHIKRDTPVMVVMGNPPYSGESANKGEWIMSLMEDYKKEPGGKEKLKEKNSKWLNDDYCKFIRYAQHFVEKNNTGIVALINPHGFLDAPTFRGMRWNLMNTFDKLYILDLHGNSRKKEVSMDGSSDENVFDIIQGVSINIFVKTGNKNKGKLATVNHFDLYGKRQNKYDFISQNSIGSVAWQLLPCKAPEYFFVNKDYSLKAEYENGFSVSNLFPTNGVGICSKRDSIAFQESKKDIKKVVEDFSVLSEIEIKQKYSVKSESRDQKISLAKQNINDYGLNDKYLIRSLYRPFDEKWTYFTNRVRGFLAYPVFQIMKHFVIGENIGLCFVKVGRNADNQNFFVTNKIVTKDAISSLDSINVFPLYLYTETTAQQTIEPAATRSPNLNTVIVKQIAEKLGLGFVPEKEVEGNVCFVNSPEVRDDFKTTFAPIDLLDYIYAVLHSPTYREKYKEFLKIDFPRVPYPKDKDTFWQLVKLGGEIRQIHLLESPTVEKYITQYPIDGDNVVIKPRFSPSPSGRAGVGSVYINDTQYFDNVPEIAWNFYIGGYQPAQKWLKDRKDRKLEFEDILHYQKIIVALSETDRLMKEIDKIEIE from the coding sequence ATGAATTTAAACCAATACATCGACAACATAAACAAACGCTACAAATTAGGCAATGCCACTGAACACACGTTTCGTGGAGATTTGCAACAACTTATTGAGAATATAGTTCCAACAATAAGGGCGACAAACGAACCGAAAAGACAGAGTTGCGGAGCGCCTGACTACATCCTGACAAAAAAGGATAACTTGTCCCGCTCGGGCGGGATTCCGGTTGGATTTATCGAAGCAAAAGATATTGGCGATAAAGACCTTGAAGGAGCAAAGAAAACAGGTAATAAAGAACAATTCGACAGATACAAAGCATCGTTGAATAATTTGATATTTACAGACTATCTCGACTTTCATTTATATCGTGAGGGACAATTTGTAACCAAAATTGCGATTGGAGAAGTAACTGAAAAAGGGATAAAACCAATACCGGAGAATTTTGAGCGATTCGAAAATCTGATAAAGGATTTTTGCACCCACATTGGGCAAACCATAAAAAGCAGTAAAAAATTGGCCGAAATGATGGCAGGTAAAGCCCGCCTTCTTTCTGAGGTTATTGAAAAAGCATTGACAAGCGATGAAAACAACAGCGAAGACAGTACGCTGAAAGACCAAATGCACGCTTTCAAACAAATTCTGATACACGATATTACACCCAAAGGATTTGCTGATGTGTACGCTCAAACCATTGCTTACGGAATGTTTGCAGCTCGTTCGCACGACCCGTCGCTGGCAACTTTCAGCCGACAGGAAGCCTACGAACTCATTCCAAAATCAAATCCATTCCTTAAAAAACTGTTTGGTTATATTGCAGGTTTGGACGTTGACGACCGCATAAAATGGATTGTTGACGATTTGGTGAGTATTTTCATTGCCTGCAACGTAGAGGAGATTTTGAAAAACTACGGAAAAAGCACAAAAATGGAAGACCCAATCATCCATTTTTATGAAACATTCCTGAGCGAGTACGACCCAAAATTGCGTAAAGCCCGTGGCGTTTGGTACACACCTGCACCCGTTGTAAACTTTATTGTACGTGCCGTTGACGATATTCTAAAAACAGAATTTGATTTACCGCAAGGACTTGCCGACACGAGCAAAACCAAAATAAAAGTTGACGTACAAGGCAAAAAGATGGAGCAAGAAGTACATAAAGTTCAAATACTCGACCCAGCCACAGGAACAGGCACATTTTTAGCAGAAGTTATTAAACACATTCACCTTAAGTTTGAAGGGCAACAAGGCATTTGGAGCTCTTATGTGGAAACGCATTTGTTGCCTCGCCTTAATGGTTTTGAATTGCTTATGGCAAGTTATGCAATGGCACATTTAAAACTTGATTTGTTGCTTACTGAAACAGGTTATAAACCTACAAAAGACCAACGTTTTAGAGTTTACCTTACTAACAGTTTAGAAGAATACCATCAAGACACAGGAACTCTCTTTGCCAACTGGTTAAGCTCCGAAGCCAACGAAGCCAACCACATTAAACGAGACACGCCGGTGATGGTAGTAATGGGAAATCCGCCGTATAGCGGTGAAAGTGCCAACAAAGGCGAGTGGATAATGAGCCTGATGGAAGATTATAAAAAGGAACCAGGCGGAAAGGAAAAACTAAAAGAAAAAAATTCAAAATGGCTCAATGATGATTATTGCAAGTTTATCCGCTATGCCCAACATTTCGTAGAAAAAAACAACACTGGAATAGTTGCATTAATTAATCCTCATGGGTTTCTGGATGCTCCTACATTTAGAGGAATGCGCTGGAATTTGATGAATACCTTCGACAAACTATATATCCTTGATTTACATGGAAACTCACGAAAAAAAGAGGTTTCTATGGATGGGTCATCAGATGAGAATGTCTTTGACATTATTCAAGGTGTCAGCATAAATATCTTCGTTAAAACTGGCAATAAAAACAAAGGTAAACTTGCCACAGTAAATCATTTTGACCTCTATGGGAAACGACAAAATAAGTATGATTTTATTTCTCAGAATTCCATTGGCTCTGTTGCCTGGCAATTATTACCATGCAAAGCACCAGAATATTTTTTTGTGAATAAAGATTATTCATTAAAGGCCGAATATGAAAATGGATTTTCTGTTTCCAATTTGTTTCCGACAAATGGTGTTGGCATTTGTTCAAAAAGAGATTCAATTGCATTCCAAGAATCCAAGAAAGACATTAAAAAGGTTGTCGAAGATTTCTCGGTTTTATCAGAAATTGAAATCAAGCAAAAATATTCAGTAAAGTCTGAAAGTAGAGACCAAAAAATCTCATTAGCAAAACAGAATATCAATGATTATGGATTAAATGACAAGTATTTAATTCGTTCCCTTTATCGACCTTTTGATGAAAAATGGACATATTTTACAAATAGAGTTCGAGGTTTTTTAGCATATCCTGTTTTTCAAATTATGAAACATTTTGTAATTGGCGAAAATATTGGTCTATGTTTCGTTAAAGTTGGTAGAAATGCTGATAATCAAAACTTTTTTGTGACAAATAAGATTGTTACTAAAGATGCGATTTCTTCACTTGATAGCATAAATGTATTCCCCCTCTACCTTTATACCGAAACCACCGCCCAGCAAACGATAGAGCCAGCAGCAACACGTTCGCCCAATCTAAACACAGTAATTGTAAAGCAAATAGCTGAGAAATTGGGATTAGGTTTTGTTCCGGAGAAAGAAGTCGAAGGCAATGTTTGTTTTGTCAACAGCCCCGAAGTGCGCGACGATTTTAAAACCACTTTTGCGCCCATCGACCTGCTCGATTACATCTATGCCGTTTTGCATTCGCCAACATACCGAGAAAAATACAAGGAATTTTTGAAAATTGATTTTCCGAGAGTACCGTACCCGAAAGACAAAGACACGTTTTGGCAATTGGTAAAACTTGGGGGCGAAATTCGACAAATTCATTTATTAGAAAGTCCAACGGTAGAAAAATACATAACCCAATACCCGATTGATGGAGATAATGTGGTAATCAAGCCACGCTTTTCTCCCTCCCCTTCGGGGAGGGCCGGGGTGGGGTCAGTTTATATTAACGACACGCAATATTTTGACAATGTTCCCGAAATAGCTTGGAACTTCTACATTGGCGGTTATCAACCAGCCCAAAAATGGTTGAAAGACCGCAAAGACCGCAAACTCGAATTTGAGGATATTTTGCATTATCAGAAAATAATTGTAGCCCTTTCGGAAACCGACAGGTTAATGAAAGAAATTGATAAAATTGAAATTGAATAA
- a CDS encoding T9SS type A sorting domain-containing protein: MKRIFTLFSVFLMVISTLNAQLVIKKDNLFRTADQMLLANELFLSGEPFAESLGYNLDDLDPMVPNSPDSIAYATGIEGYEYSRYLLGSVISRSGIGLNMMWSPMIGQMAAMEPEGFDGSFTGGMVNGFKEDDEMMMMVGHFSMLANQMAPMNPFPQFADFESGNPQLPQTVAPDFAMDFASLRWDRSQFSKVLNPAAMGQSLWKQYYWAKDMLGAFHDGDDNGIEADGIISPDSVGSPNFDPNNNVFYGGNNLDGFIGQVLTAESINKVAFILNNLAYDGSSLGMVDPATYDPANGIKYFPHRVAVTESAVNEMLPPKLSGLEVIDAGSQLFDQISLLLGTIHFKNMMDPTINDPEHYAYHAVFDGNPFPAPMSQTGMMGAYDIMAGASMVLVKNLLAMHYNETAGTFVDVSGLAEGAVSKGNTISSVNAGYVLLALKNVAEEFAGTPLATMATDALNAQASFIYSSLKDTEGGFYNGYDITTGADQSAKKAESQAAISRGLYAAYELTNNSAYLDAANEAYQFLISRFYVPSEQIFRTEEGNNTASYNPFNLAVLSGGLREASLVGGQTDAAAIYTRFFNKVYSPMLLAEAELTGETGNDSDGDGIPYVAGGTVATVFAAEAEYSFTITGISDRLQQQAGLNIYPNPVSNQATISFNDKDFTNTSVSIVNIAGQTVQHFNTNKNRNINWNVQGINNGIYFVRLESNGKPVSVKKVVVNK, from the coding sequence ATGAAAAGAATTTTTACTCTGTTTTCAGTATTTTTGATGGTTATTTCCACATTAAATGCTCAGTTGGTTATCAAAAAAGATAACCTGTTCCGCACAGCCGACCAAATGTTGTTGGCCAATGAGTTATTTCTGAGTGGTGAACCATTTGCCGAAAGTCTCGGCTACAACCTCGATGACCTTGACCCGATGGTGCCCAACTCTCCTGACTCCATTGCTTATGCAACCGGAATTGAAGGATACGAATATTCACGCTACCTGCTGGGTTCTGTAATTTCACGTTCAGGCATTGGGCTGAACATGATGTGGAGCCCGATGATTGGCCAGATGGCAGCCATGGAACCTGAAGGTTTTGATGGTTCGTTTACCGGTGGCATGGTCAACGGTTTTAAAGAAGACGATGAAATGATGATGATGGTCGGGCATTTCAGTATGTTGGCCAACCAAATGGCACCGATGAACCCGTTTCCGCAATTCGCCGATTTTGAATCGGGAAACCCGCAGTTGCCCCAAACCGTGGCGCCCGATTTTGCAATGGATTTCGCCTCTTTGCGTTGGGACCGCTCTCAATTCAGCAAAGTATTGAACCCTGCGGCAATGGGACAATCGCTTTGGAAACAATATTACTGGGCGAAAGATATGTTAGGCGCTTTTCACGACGGCGACGATAACGGAATTGAAGCAGATGGAATTATCTCGCCCGATTCAGTTGGAAGCCCAAATTTCGACCCGAACAACAATGTTTTTTACGGTGGAAATAATCTTGACGGCTTTATCGGTCAGGTACTTACTGCCGAAAGTATTAACAAAGTGGCTTTTATTCTGAATAACCTGGCTTACGATGGTTCTTCGCTTGGAATGGTTGACCCCGCTACTTACGACCCGGCAAACGGGATTAAATATTTTCCACATCGTGTAGCCGTAACCGAATCGGCTGTAAACGAAATGTTGCCTCCAAAATTATCCGGTCTGGAAGTAATTGATGCAGGCAGCCAGCTTTTCGACCAGATTTCACTCCTGCTGGGGACAATCCACTTCAAAAACATGATGGACCCAACAATTAATGACCCGGAACATTATGCATACCATGCTGTTTTTGATGGAAATCCGTTTCCTGCACCAATGTCGCAAACCGGAATGATGGGGGCTTACGATATAATGGCCGGAGCAAGCATGGTATTGGTTAAAAACTTACTGGCAATGCATTATAACGAAACGGCAGGAACTTTTGTCGATGTTTCCGGTCTTGCGGAAGGCGCCGTTTCAAAAGGGAATACAATCTCATCGGTAAATGCCGGATATGTTTTGCTGGCCTTAAAAAATGTTGCAGAAGAATTTGCCGGTACACCACTCGCAACAATGGCTACCGACGCATTAAACGCACAGGCATCCTTTATATATAGCTCTTTAAAAGACACGGAAGGCGGTTTTTACAACGGATATGACATAACAACCGGCGCCGACCAATCTGCTAAAAAAGCCGAAAGCCAGGCTGCCATTTCACGCGGACTTTATGCAGCTTACGAGCTTACCAACAATTCAGCCTATCTCGATGCTGCAAACGAAGCTTATCAATTCCTGATTAGCAGATTCTATGTTCCATCAGAACAAATTTTCAGAACAGAAGAAGGAAACAACACCGCATCGTACAATCCGTTTAATCTGGCAGTTTTGAGTGGCGGTTTACGTGAAGCTTCATTAGTTGGAGGACAAACCGATGCTGCCGCCATTTACACCCGATTTTTCAATAAGGTTTACAGCCCAATGTTACTGGCCGAAGCCGAATTAACCGGTGAAACCGGAAATGATTCGGATGGCGATGGGATTCCTTATGTGGCAGGTGGAACAGTGGCAACCGTTTTTGCGGCAGAAGCTGAATATTCGTTTACCATTACAGGTATAAGCGACCGCTTGCAACAACAGGCCGGACTGAATATTTACCCCAATCCGGTAAGCAACCAGGCTACCATTTCATTTAACGATAAGGATTTTACCAACACTTCGGTTTCAATTGTGAATATTGCCGGGCAAACCGTTCAGCATTTTAACACCAACAAAAACCGGAATATCAACTGGAATGTTCAGGGCATTAACAACGGCATCTACTTCGTGCGTCTTGAATCGAACGGAAAACCTGTTTCCGTGAAAAAAGTAGTTGTGAACAAATAA
- a CDS encoding DsrE family protein produces the protein MAKIAIVIYADTDTAEALGKVSNAFMLALEAVENKDDLKIIFEGAGTKWIGELEKEDHKMHALYSGLKDKITGVCDYCAQAFGVKSKVEKAGVPLLSEFKKHPSLRSLFAEGYSVINF, from the coding sequence ATGGCAAAAATAGCTATCGTAATTTATGCTGACACCGATACGGCGGAGGCATTGGGAAAAGTATCAAACGCGTTTATGCTGGCGCTCGAAGCCGTTGAAAATAAAGACGACCTGAAAATTATTTTCGAAGGGGCAGGCACCAAATGGATAGGCGAACTGGAAAAAGAAGACCACAAAATGCACGCGTTGTATTCCGGTTTAAAAGACAAAATTACCGGCGTTTGCGATTATTGCGCACAGGCGTTTGGCGTTAAAAGCAAAGTGGAAAAAGCTGGTGTACCGCTGCTTTCAGAGTTTAAAAAACACCCCAGCCTGCGCAGCCTGTTTGCCGAAGGGTATAGTGTTATAAATTTCTGA
- the trxA gene encoding thioredoxin, protein MAKELTVSNFEEVVLQSKQPVLVDFWAQWCGPCKAIGPIIEEIHNEYEGNAVVGKVDVDSNQELAVKYGIMNIPTVLFFKDGQVVDKLKGAAPKKEFVKRLESLL, encoded by the coding sequence ATGGCAAAAGAATTAACTGTAAGCAACTTCGAGGAAGTGGTGCTGCAATCAAAACAACCTGTATTGGTCGATTTCTGGGCGCAATGGTGCGGCCCCTGTAAAGCCATCGGACCGATAATTGAGGAAATTCACAATGAGTATGAAGGAAATGCAGTAGTTGGAAAAGTAGATGTGGACTCCAACCAGGAGCTGGCCGTTAAATACGGTATCATGAATATTCCAACAGTCCTGTTTTTCAAAGACGGGCAGGTAGTGGATAAATTAAAAGGCGCTGCGCCAAAAAAAGAATTTGTAAAGCGGCTGGAAAGTCTTCTGTAA